Below is a genomic region from Rutidosis leptorrhynchoides isolate AG116_Rl617_1_P2 unplaced genomic scaffold, CSIRO_AGI_Rlap_v1 contig209, whole genome shotgun sequence.
aaaattataattagaaATATGTAAATTATGCGAGCATAATGAAATTTTTATGATTCTACTGTCCAACTATATCCAACATTATACACGCTGCAAGAGTATATAATATGTCAAAGATGGGATGGAGAAAATGCTACAAAGCTATTTCAAGCCAAAGATATGTTCGATGCTTGCAGGTATGGTGGTAAAATTGTTTTCGGTTAGGTCTAAAGACCTCAAGGAGGGTAAGTAGTCAATATCACCAGGAATTTCTCCTTCCATAAGTCTACAGCCACTCGGATCCAACTCTATTAAAAAGGATAGCCCTGAAAATGAAGGCAACCTCGGACTTCTAGAGTTCAGAGCTCTTCTCAGCGTTTGCTTAGTGTCCTCCAACAATTTTGTGGCCTCCTTTTACTAACATGAAAGCATAATTTTTTTCAGATTTTGTAAGAACACCAAGCTGGATGGGAGGCGTGTCATGGCACTTTCACTAATATCAAGCTCCTCTAAGCACTCTAAGCCCCCGATGCTATCAAGTAGTTCTTCAAGATTTGAACATCCACATAGATTAAGAACTCTTAGAGATTTTAGTTTACTTAGACTATTTGGAAGTCCCATGAGATTTTCACAATCACCTCAAGTAGACTGAGTCTTTCTAGATTTCTAATTGAAGGATGAACTTTAGATAATGCTTTGCAACCTTTGAGAATTAGCCTCTCTAGATTTGGGACATATATGAAGTTTGGAGTCTCCACAAATAATTTGGAACCATTGAGGTTAACATGCATTAGTACTAATTCCAACATTTTCCCCTCTCCAGTTGTTGCAAAGGAGGCTATCCTGCATATGGAGTTCAACAAGATTCTTTGGAAGAAAACTTGGTGGAAATGATTTAAGATTGCAGTTGTCCCATCTTAGTAGGCATAGTTCATTTGAAAGGTGCTTGAACCCATAAGAGAGGTGGATGGCCCGAATATCAAGCAATCTTAATTTAGTCATGTTGGTGAAGGACTCTCCTCTCAAGCGCATTGTTCTATGGTCCTCAGGCAAGACTATGGCTTTGACTTTTCcagttccttgataaacaactcatATAGTGTCAATATATGACTAGCAAGTTCTTTTTAAACTCTATCAAATAGGCATGCTTGCAAATTAATTTTGCAGATACTCACCGAGTTTTTTGACAGAATGTGGCATACATCCTCAAAAAGCCAGACTCGACTTTGTTCTCCTAGCTCTTTAGGAGACTCTCAACGAACAATTTCCCAAGCCATCTTTTGTAGCAAATCATGCATCCATAGTTTGTTGCCCACGATTTGGATGAGAGCTCTATTGACAAGGACTTTGATTCCAATATCTACGTACAAACCGCAATTGTACAAAACTTTTGTAACATAAAGTTTCTCCTTTCCCTTGAAAAAACAGGCAATATCTAGGAAAATCTCCTTCTCTTTCTGCTGTAGTCCATCATAACTTAACTTAAGCCGGTAAAAGATTTTCCCTTCTAGACATTCCTTGAATTTGGCTAGTGCACTCTTCCATTGCTTCAAGCTCCTATAAGCCAAAAAGGAACCTAAGACATCAAGGACTAGAGGAAGACCACTAGCATATTCAATAACTTGCTTTGTGAGCTCCTCGAACTCTACTGGAGGATGGTCACTTCTAAAAGCTTTTGAACAAAATAGTTGGCGAGCCTGATAAAAGGATAGTCCCTCCACCCTATATATGGAATTTACATCATATTGGAGAAGCAAATGTTCATCTTCGGTTGTTTTAATGATCCTACTCCCATGTCCAAACCATTCAAGACCTCTTGCTAGTTTTTCCAGCTGCTCCTTTTCGTCCACATCATCAAGTATAACAAGAACTTTTTTATGTCATAGTTGTTCTCTTATCATGTTTGTTCCTCTGTGATCATCCATGATTGTCAAATTGTCCTCTTGGAGAATATCACTGAGAAACTGGTTTTGCAAATATACCAAACCATTCTTTTTTGAAATTTCTTTGACATTGGCAAGAAAGCAACATCCATCATCAAATCGGCCACGGATTTTGTCAAGAACTGCTTGTGCAACAGTTGTTATGCTTATGCCACACATTCCCCATATGCCAATACTGTGTACATCACTCTCGTCCACGGATAAATATTCAACTACATTTGCAACCCGGGAATGCATTCCCACAAGATTGCCTACTGAAAGTGCTAGTATGAACACCTAGAGGGGGTTGAATAGGCGTGAAGAAAATTTTTCGCAAAAAGTAATACAAATATTTTGCTTTTGAAACTGAGTCTGAAGATCAACAGACTTTAAGCGAGTTCAGACTTTAATAGTTAAATAGAACTACGAACAAAATAAAGGATTTCAGGAAAGAGAATAAGAACAtagaatttatagtggttcggctTAGATCAAGCTTACATCCACTCTCCCACGCTGACAGCCTTCTGGCTGGATTTCACTATATGATCAACAAGAGATTACAACTTTGAGTGCAAACATTCAGTGGCAGATCACACTATTTCACTAAGTCACTCTTTTGATATTTCTTTCACGATCACAAACGTTTAAGCTTACCAAAGACAAGTGTATGATTGAAGATTGCTCatactttaaaattataaaatTCTACGCTTCGTCTCTTATTTGTTTATCGGTCATTGATCTCCTTAAATACTCTTCCTCTTTAAAACTAGCAATTGAACAGTATCTAGAGGATCGGCTTCCGATCTACCCATTGGACAGATCTATATTTAGAAGATTTAATAGCTGTTGAGTGATAGAAGTAGAATCCCAAATTGATTCCGATCGCCCATACAAGCAGAATCTTGGTTTTCATAAGTATAGCTTCTTCGTATAGAAAGTTCTTGTCTTTAATATCCAATTTGTCAATCAAATCCATCTTGATGTAGAATCCAAACTAGATTATTAGCTGTTATATGTTTGGGGCTTGTGTTACGTTTTGTCAAGTTGTCTCATTCTGAACATGCTTCGTTATGAATCTGCTACGTTCTAAACTTGTGTCTCGTTCTGGATGTAAAGTTCGGGAATATTCTATTTGAAGTAGAGTCTGAGTGTCTTTAGTTTGAAGTAGAGTTTGAGATAGACTTTATAATCTGGACGTAAGTCTGAACATAATCTGCTTTTGAACAGATTTAGACTTAAGGTCTAGACACAGTTTGAATAAATTCAGTTTCAGCATAAAGTCTATCTTCTAGTTCTTCCAAGTATAGACTTTGATAATATTCTTTATACGTTCTATCATCTGCATAGTCTGTTACTTAACCATTAAATACGTTAGTAGCCTTTGATTTATTTTGTTATTTTCAAAACATCATAAGAAATTTTCCTAACACCTACAACATAGGACAGTCGGGGACCCAATTTATCTTTGATTTCTCCAATGATTTGCCAAATGAACTGTGTCTCATATCTACAATGAAGAAATCCAGATGATTAGTTCCCTAGGTAGCATTGAGGCAGTGTAGTTTTGGAGGAGTTAATCATATATTCTAGTTTAGATGAACTAACATAATACAGAGTATGATAGTCATGACATTCACGGCACACTAAACTTAAAGAAAACAAATAATTCCAAGTTAGTGGAAGAGAGGCCTACCCATCTTTCAATTCTCTTCTAGCAAGATTAGTGACTTTACTTAGTGCATCCTTCCACCTCTTTATATCTCCCTTGTCGCCAGTATAAGTTTCCTCACATAAATGATCCTTCCTAAAAACACCTCCCATCTAACACTCGAACTGATAGTCTTTCCCATAGCAGTATTTCGTCCGAGCAATGATGCTTTTTGCTCTTCTAATTCCGTTGTCGCATGGAAAATGTTATGAGGTGTCTTATATTCCCACATGCAATGATTGATTTGGGTGAATAATGGCGTTGTACATATAATAGTCGATTACCCCTTTCTTCCTCGTTCTCTTGTGGAGGCTAGGTGATTAATAGTTTACTCAATTGCAGGTACAAAGGAAGTCAACAAAgaaaaccattttgtaaatgatgCAAGGACAGctcaagtgtgcattttgattggccAAATCTTCCTACTCCATCGAATAATTTAGATTAAAAAGAAGACCAATTATTAGAATCTATGGCTTGTGGACATAGGCCAATTTGAACCCGTCACCTACTACCTAATTCGAGCAAATTGGTAATTGCCTTTCTAGAAGCAAGCAGGCCATGTGAAAAAATGAGCACAGTGCTTTTTGCCATTTATGGTGACGATTATTGAAAACTTTCGGCCAAAACTAATCAAAGGTGTAGAGCATAGGTGTGACATCAATTTAATACAAAAGAAATCGACAAAAAGACAGATCCTTTCAAGATTACAAATGTCCCATGGAGCATGACGGATTTTAACAATTTTAGGTTGCCTTTGTTCATTTGGATTTCTAGTTAAAATATGACTTAATATAATATGATATGGTAGGATATGAAATTACCAAAATCTTGTCTATTATGTGGTAAATTATAGTAATAAAATCGAATATTTTCACATCTATTGTTTGATATGAATAGTATATCAATGTAAATGTACATGAAAATGTACAAAGGGAGATGTTAAGAATAACTTACAGTTTCATTGCTAAAGAAACCATAAAAGGACAAAATGGAGATAACATCCATAAATAAATCCATAATTATTTTACAATCCAAATCTTAAAACAGCAAATGAGCTCATTGTAGCATTTTAGAGTCATGGGTTCGACTATGAAGAACAAATGTAAATGAGCTACAACAACATcaataggcaaattagtcaattcgtgTCAAATCTGTTAAGAGAAAGAAAACATTATCATTTAGCTTTGCGAATCTGAATTAGTGTTTAGACTCTCTCGCCTACTTCAattttatttacttatttttatattattttcactctcttttttttttgtttcttttttattCCTTTCCATCACTTCTTAATAAATTAACTATACCAAAATACCTAAAATATGCTATAGATATAAattttaagtatgtatatatagaaataaattcaaatatataaataaaaataaaatgaaaatcATTGTTATTTTGAATTTCCCTTTTAATATTAGAACTCATATAttgtttatatttaattatttaaattcgAAGAAATTTATTATTAGACAAAAATGATTTTTATATCATAAATATAAAAAATTCTATCTATAACCAAAGGGAGGCCCTACTTGCCATCCCAACTTTACCCGGATAGCATGCACAGCCAAAGAGTCGCAGTATTTCCAGATAAGTCTTAACTTGCAGAGGGATTCAAACTCATGAAAGCAAATGCAAAATGCGAAACTCTTTAGTGATGGGGACCAATTAACTAACCTTGGATTGGTGGTAGGTTGGTGCATCATTGACGTGTGCAGCTTCTGTCTGCTGCTCTAACAAAGAGACTTCTTTATAAAACGCGGGAGACAGAGCGGAGAGAGTCGCTGACTAGGTCCGTCAAGAAGGAAGAAAGaagcagagagagagagagagagagagagagagagagagtgagagagtgTGAGGGAGCGAGAGTGAAGATGGTGGTGAAGGTGTACGGGCCTGACTATGCGTCGCCGAAGCGGGCGCTGGTGTGCCTGATCGAGAAGGGCGTCGAGTTCGAGACCGTCGGCGTCCTCTTCAAAGGCAAGCCCCGAGTACCTCGAGCTCCAGGTCTGTCCCGTTCGTTCTTGAAAGTCCAACTTCACTTTCCGTCAAACTCTCGACAGCTTGACTTTTCATCTTGTCTCCTTTCGTGGGTACTTGGCATTTGAAGTGTCTTGTCTTATTGACGCTGATTCGGATCTCGTGCGCGCGCGCCTGTGTAGCCCTTCGGATCGCTTCCTGTGGTTCAAGATGGCGACTACACTCTGTTCGGTAATGCTCTCGACTCTTGGCTTCttgcatctttcttttctttctattgCTGTTTTCTGCGGTATTGAGATCAGAGCACGGGGACAGACGGATGGTTCTTTAGCATGCAGATGTTCCTAATTTACTAGGGCTGTTTGCGTCGTGGACCTCTTTGGTGTTGTATTATTCCTGGCGTGTGTCGTGTTTTGTCGGGCTATGTACGCGACTAATTAGTACAATGCCAGTGACTTTGGTGAAATTAAAATTTAACCACCTACTAACTAACTTTTGTGGATCTTTTACAACTTGAAAGAGCAACTTCATAAATGTTCCGTTCACATGTCCAGCACTCACTGAACTGGTGTTAGATGAGCTGTTAAGAACTCATTCTAGGAGATAAGTTAAGTCTGCATTGCATGCGGGGGAAGAGGAAAAATTATCCAAAAATTTCTAAATCTATTATAATTTTGTCAATTTAGTCATAAACTTtttaattttgttaattgagtTTAAATATATTTGACTTTTTTCCAATTGAGTTTCTTCGACCAATTTTGACATGAAATCACTAATGTGGATGTTAGACGTTGTATGTGATACGGCTGGCGACAGCTAGCGCTAACATacacaatttttaataatatttgaatattatttatttatttatttgtttgttgcttttccttttctttattttttttcctaACCCTAGTTGCAGGCTAGGTAGCATTGACATTTTCCAAGATCTTTCGTGTTGTGTCAAACATTTTGACACGCTCCGACACATTTCCACACGTAGTCAACAGGTGTTAGAAAATCCGACATCCGGCCCAACAGGATCTAACATGTGAGTTTATAATTTCGACACGTGATTTCGACACACATTaggttaattttaaaaagtttcacTAAAAGAGGAGtcaaaatataaatatgtaaaaaaaataaaaaataaaaaaataaaagggagAAATAAAGACTTCTTGTTATATTTGATGATGAAATgaggattgttttttttttttttgacttctTGTTAAATGTTAATTTAATAGTGGAATGTGAATTGATTTTTTTTCCttcaagttttaaagattatttgaaCGGAATATAGCTGGATTTGTTAAATTGAAACAATGAATCATATCAACAAACGATAAATTAATGTTTTTAGTGTAAATTCATtgtatgctcttttattattatttatttatttgtgaATCTAAATCaaattaattttattaaaataatcataaaaatgataatttatcatgtatatataaaaatatatatttaatatacaatgCGTTTTAACGTGTCAGAATTCTCTATTGTTTTAGAAAAAACGTGTTGACGTGTTACATTGTGTTATATCGCATGTTATCTTATGTCGTGTTGCATGTCAT
It encodes:
- the LOC139881904 gene encoding TMV resistance protein N-like, with the protein product MGGVFRKDHLCEETYTGDKGDIKRWKDALSKVTNLARRELKDGEIQPEGCQRGRVDVFILALSVGNLVGMHSRVANVVEYLSVDESDVHSIGIWGMCGISITTVAQAVLDKIRGRFDDGCCFLANVKEISKKNGLEQLEKLARGLEWFGHGSRIIKTTEDEHLLLQYDVNSIYRVEGLSFYQARQLFCSKAFRSDHPPVEFEELTKQVIEYASGLPLVLDVLGSFLAYRSLKQWKSALAKFKECLEGKIFYRLKLSYDGLQQKEKEIFLDIACFFKGKEKLYVTKVLYNCGTGKVKAIVLPEDHRTMRLRGESFTNMTKLRLLDIRAIHLSYGFKHLSNELCLLRWDNCNLKSFPPSFLPKNLVELHMQDSLLCNNWRGENVGISTNAC